The sequence gATGTGTTGAAGCATGTTACAACGAATAGGGATCAtgctccaaaatgacaaataagCACCACAAACTCACCATAAAAAAACTGTgtgctgtattttaaattaattgtatgcTATATTCAAAGCCTTCTCCTGCCAAACAAATGAtagatttgtgtgaggaacagatcaaTGATTAAaccattattcactgataatcttgccttgtttttaaaagaagtctttaccaaggctgcatttatttgatcaaaaatacagtaaaaacaataatattgagaaatattattacattttacaatgttttttattttaatatattttaaaatgtattttattcctgtgacttACAAAGCAAAGCTCCATTTTGAGCAAGCtctacttcagtcttcagtagatgatccttcagaaatcattttaatttgctgatttggtgctcaaggaacattttgtattattataaatgttgaacacagttctgctgcttaatagttttgtgtaaactgtgatgcaCCAGggttatttgattaatagaaagttaaaaagaacagcttaaatttgaaatataaatattttataacattataatgtctttactatcacttttgatcaatttgatgcacaTAATGcactattaattttgttaaaaaatcttactgacctcaaacttttaaatggtattttatacaataaatcttttttttttcattatctgcAAGAAAAGTAaaccatttctttaaaaagtatttgtgtATCCTTTTTCtagctcttgaaaaaaaaaatagttttgatctTTAAAAGTCACTCTTGATTGTGCTCAAAAGCCTTGCTCAGACTCATGAACAGATCTCTGCCTCTATCAATCATTCTGTACATTTGACTTTTTGCAAGCAAATTCAAATCACTGTTACATTTCATAAAGTGGTTTTAGAGTTATTAGAAAAGGTCTAAGACCTCCTACTTGTTCACAGACTCCATGTTGAGTGTCTCCCAGGCCTCTGTAGCTCTTTTGTCTGAGTTCCTGACACTGGTCTTTCTTTGGTCTCAGGTGTGGACTCCATGGTGCATTATGAACAGGCCATCAGGCAGGTGAGGTACCATAACTGGAAGCCTGGCGGTCTGTCTGAGAGAAGGTTCCGGCTCAGTTGCTCTGAACTGAATGGACGCTACACAAGCAATGAGTTCAACTTGGAGGTCAGAGACTGCCTTCATACTTGGCAGGGCTTCTTATTCTTTTTATCATCCATTCACTTTATCCCCTCTTTCAAATCCTGCTCTTCTTTTGGCTTTTTGCGCTTTTGGACTCCTAGTACTTAACAGTTAGCTGTGCACGTCTCTTGCAGAGCCTTGACTTTTGACTCTTGATTTCTGATTAAGAACTGTCCATTAAGATAGAAATAAACCATCTGACTGACATGTTAAGTTTTTTTGAAACTTGTAGCAGTGGATAAATCTAAAATTCCTGATGCAATAACAAGCTGGGTGGTATTAAAATGGGAGGCTATTTAAATAATGGCTCATCATTCATTCTGTATGACAATACAGACTATACCAAATAAATTAGAGGAAACTGGGACATCTGCATCAGTGGAAACACTTGAGACAAAACCAGCTACCGTGATACAGTACTTCTAAAATATAGTGCAGTGTACAATATCCTAAAATTcacagatttaaatttaaatggttttactttttttttattaatacagtattgAACTGATAGCATCATTATATTTTCAAtagtataatgttttatatataattttagtattgtatttatcatttatttatattaattaatttatatttttatatttataatattttctatttacatttgacattttatattataaaatttacagGTTCACTTGTGATCAATCCAATAAAtatccattaattaattaattaattcattcttgATGTGGCCATAAGGTCAGATTTTCATTCTCCCTGTTGTCTCTCTGAGCTATTTTCTGTTTGTTCCACCTCTCAGATTGGAATAGTGCACAGCTCAGAGGCTGTAGAGCATGTCAATCACATGGCCATCCAGTCTCAGTACATGAGACCTGTGCATCATCCACTGGTGGTCCATACTGTCAACTCTGATCACATCTCAGGTAAAGTCAGCCTGGATGCCTCTTAAAGCTCATCCATTCCTGGTCATGTAGTCATTTTACCCTGTATGACACTATtgtgttgaaaatgaaaatttattgatttattttgtgaataatttgttgTTCATCTAACTGAATTGTAAAACAGTGGCTTTAAGAGAACAGTAAATGTGTCACAAAAACTATTAATTGGAGAATTCAGCttataaaaaagctaaatgtacACACATGTACATACAAAATCCATACACTAGTCTATGCAGATGACAGGCTCTTGAGAACGTATTTTTGGTTTGAAGGATCTTGGGAAATTACACTTACTCTACCagctcacgcacacacaccagGGACACCAATTATCTCCCCAAGGGCGCACAGAGCACAGCTGACTGCAGCGAGATGGAGCATTCTGCTCTCtggactgaagaaaaaaagcgGTAGAGAGATGACAGGATGCGAGACATGCTGATTTAGGAGAGACATGGAAAAACAGCAGGTGGCACTGTGACCTCATGCTCCCAATCCTGCTCTTGCTGACTGCAAGGTCTTCGTAAACGACACTGTTCTTAAAGTGAACTGTGCGAGACTGTCTTCCGCTGTCAGCACAGCTAAATAAGCTTCACCTCAGCCACCTAGAACAGACCTCCCTTAGAAAAACACTAAACGACAGTAATCCGGGATTGTATTGATTTTTGTATGGCTGAGTGAGTCATATAACAATACTATGAATATACATAATTGGGAGATAGAAAGACTAGACTTATATGCGGCTCAAGGTCATGCATTCCAGTTATTGTACTACAGTTAACAGTAAAGCAGGGTGATTAAAACACCCATAcatctctctctatatctcttttgtgtttctctctcaatATAGACTTCTGTCCAAAcgtttttatttaagaaattaatagttttataccgcaaggacacattaaattgtttagaagtgacagtaaaggtacagtatttatgatgtaaaaattttttaaaaatctatttcaaaaatgatatgcagcacagctgttttcaacattgttcagaaattattcttgagcagcaattcagcatattagaatgatttctgaaggatcatgtgatactgaagactggaataataatgctgaaaattcagctttaccttcacaggaataaattaggctttgaaatatatttaaattgtattcatattcatttcattttattacacaatattactgtttctactgtgtttttcaaatatatgatgcaaataaatgcagccttggtgactaTAAGAGACTTGTACACATTGCTTGTATGAAACTCTGGCAACATCAATATGATATAAGACAATGATCAGtgcataattacattattattattaataataatcacaatagcAATCTTAATGGATTGTAGCAACTTAACAGCTTTAAGCATGTTTTATCAAATCTGGATTATAAATTGCTGTTTGTACTGTAACATGCCACAACTTTGCAGTTTTGCAGAACaggataaaatatatatgtatatgtatatcttCTCCCATGTGTCATTAGGTACCCCTCCTGCTGCGACAGTGGTTATCATAATGTGCATCGCCGCCCTGGTGGTCATTGTGGTCTTGGGCATCTACCGCATCCACACCACCCACCAGGATGGTTCAAAAGAGGACGAAGAGGGAAGAAAAGACCCAGAGATGGACTGGGACAACTCCAATCTTAACATCACTGTTAATCCCATGGAGGTCAGTATGTGCATCATCGGTAAAGACTGGCAGATTGAAACTCTAGGCTGTGAGTTTTGaattaataaattgaatgaaTTAGAGAGTCTAAAGCATAATATTTCTTTTGAACATCAAGAaagttagtaaccaaacagttgatggtagccaattacttccatagtatagaaagtcaatggctaccgtcaactgttttttttttcttttattgtgttcatgagaataaagaaactcattcaggtttagaacaacttgagggtgagtaaatgatgacagagtttaaatttttggatgaactgttcctttaacaataacaacactgctctGTAGTGTGTGGAGTTTGACTATTTCATCATGAAGATTGTCTAAATATCATAATTCTGCTGTTGGTTCTAGAGCATTAATGGGACTCAGACTGCCGAGGAGGTAATGGAGGAGGAACcagatgaagaggaggatgaagacgAAGAGGATGATGAACTGGCAGATCTCTCTAGTGCTGAATCTGAGGACAGTGATGAAGAGGAAAAGACTAACATTCAGAAGGGAAAAGTGAAAGGAAAGCTTGAGTGGGACCCGTCAACGTTACCCTATtaagacacaaacacagacacagacacggtcgctcacacaaacatgcatacacCTTCACAGAAGCAAGATTCACATGCAGACATAGACTTGTGCATACACacttacacatatatacataaaacactcGCATTTAATGCCCTCTCACACTTACAGAAGCCAGAATTTATTGCCTGAAAAGCTGAGTTTGCCTCACATCAGCCTGAGTTTGACTCTTTCCAACACCCACAAAAAGCATCCTGTAACGCCATCTGCTGGTCAATATTGGGAATCGCACCCTCAGTCCAAACGCTGCAAAGCCTGTATGTACTACAGTAGTATAAGCTGCTGTGTCTCAGTAGATTGACGAAAAGGAAAGATAAATCGACACAATGGAATACATTGTGAATCAACATCTCTGGGATGTTTGTTATTTACggttaccgttttttttttttttttttttttttttagttgattaaTCAGATTATAGTATAACGCCACAACGCTTTCTACCTTTCTGAAATACTAAACTGTTATATTTGACAGTGTGGCTATGCTTTCACCATTTGTTGTCTTCAGAGTAACATTTAATATTGCATTGATATGCAATAGTAAATACCCAAAAGttgttttttgcaatgaaagtatataataatgatattttcttCATTTGAAATCTAGCAAATAGGTTAATTTTAGATCCTCAGAAAGTTTTTGATTGAGACGGTTCCCTTTcagcaaaaattatatatagtaatgagataacatttaaaaacaaaacaaacaaacaaaaaatatttcaaactttttttcctcttttcgcTTTTTGGGTTCTCAGTGGTAAGATAGGAGGAAGTGTGtctgtacatttttatatgcCTGTCTTCTGTAAATAGGGAACTGTAGAGTAGTTGAATGGTGACTCAGATTCCTCACGTTCTCCTGCATCCCTCACACAGCCTCTTTATGTCCACACTTGCTTGCTGAAGAGGAAggttcctcctcctcctctctctgtctgtgttgaTCTCTCTTTTATCGTTCATGGTGTCCTCACCTCAACCACGGATGGTTTCTCCCTCACTTCACCTCAAATAGATTTGTCTCTGTAGACAAAGGCACTTTTAAGCTattaaaggaaagaaaatagAAGAAAATGGATCAGTGGTTTTAGCCTATTTTGGTAAATTGTGAAAGTCTTTACTAACCTCCCCACAGTGTACAGAAATGaaatagaaaactgaaaaaactacaaacaaaagcCAAATCTTGTGAAATCTGAGGCTTTTgacactgttttgttttcttatagAATAGTAAAGCCAGAGCAACTGTAGATGATCCTCATGGTTTTTCCCCCTTGACATGTGCATTTATGAATATGTGCACTGGGTTTTATGTAATGTCTGTTGCAGTGGTTAGGATTTCTCATGCCATCAGCCAAAACGTGCTTGTGATGTCAGCCTTGTCCTTGCCCATCCCGTTCCCCCTCCGTCCACCTCCCACACCTTTCATTCCTATATTTCACTAGTCCTTTTTACCATGTGTGTTATAGAACAGGAacaaaaaagaaacttttaaaaagagcaaCCCTGTAAAATCATGTAAgactattattttcttttgtatgtttctctCCTTTTGTTTTGTAAAGGGTTTTTGTTTAACTTCTTTGATGGTCACTGCAGCACTTTCTGTACATTGACCAATAAAGACTTTCGTTAGAATGAGTGAAAGTGTCTCTTTCCCAttcaaatgctgtttattttacttttgtgacaaaactatatatttatacagtgtccttttaattttaggttaaagtttttgtattttatttgttcacAGGTAAAGAGAGAAAGCCTTAAAAGAAAGGGTGGCATATCCAGTCAGGACTTGTAAAGtttgttaatttacattttctaaatctCTCTGCAAAGACCTTTTTCTACATACAAATTACTCAACCACAAAGAATGACAGGTCAGCATCTTATttgtcagttttttattattattatttagaaaacatATGGAGAATAACAAATGTCaaatctgtatttctgtattttcaagcaatacattttaatagaattATCAAAgagataaaatgacatgaaatataaacaaagagGTCTTAAACTCAAAAGAACATGTTCTATAATTCTTTTAGTTTACTCTTAAGTGAATCAGGATTTGAAAAGTGATTTAAACACCTTCAGTTGAGATTTGTTGAGAATAGGACCTTCAAAGAGAAAAAAGTAAATGGCCACAAAATGAAGTATGGTAATTTTCATTATCAAAGACCCATGGATTTTCCCCGAGACGCATGTAGACTTGATCTCCTTTCTCAGTCAAAGAGATTGAATTAGATGCTGTTTCATAGCGGTTACCTTGAGGATGATTGTAAATAGTTATCATCTGTTGTCCATTTAAGAGTTTTAGACTCATAGGTTTAGATGAGTGGTTATGTCCAGAGAAAGTGAAGAAATAGACTCCTTTAACAAATGCTGTACAGATACCTGtaacacacaacaaataacattaaagtttttataaaatgtgatatgaaatattaataaagattCCTTATAAGAACACATACCAGTGGTTGGGTTGTAAGCACTTCCTTCATTCACAAAGACATCTTTGTAAACCAGAGTTATCTCAGTGTTGAAAGGCCCAATGCTACCTCTGTTCCCAAGTGTGGCTGCAAATGCCACTTTATCTTCTGTGTGGATTAGAGAtcatgttttgttaaaaaataatcatgcaCACTACTGTATATTATTACAGTTACACATTATCATCTCACTATATTTCATATCTTTTCATTGGTTATACAGTAGTTTATAGAGTCTGTTTAAAGATGCCTATGCAGACTGCTAGCTAGTAAATGAGAGACTGAATTATAAAcatgttctgattactttattactaaaataacttacTCTGCCATATGTATAATCAGCAGTGAGGCAGTGTAATGGTggtgaacacaaaaaacacagatatgtaactagcatttttttcttttctttttttttcattttgtgaaatGAGAACAGATAGGAGGTTACCTTTTCTTTTGAGCTGCTCCAGCTGTTCCTCTGTGACCTGCAGTGTGTTCTTCAGACAACTCGTAGTAGATTTTAGCTCTGCCAGCTCAGACTGGATCCATGTGAAAATATGTGGCTGAAACTCACCAAAGGCCAAAAGAGCACTGCTTTCCTTTACATTCAAATGCTCAGTCACCTCAGCCTGAACTCCTTTCTCTTTCTGCTGGACCTCAGACAGTGGCACAGCTGAACAGGAGAAGCAGCAATGAATACAGAATGGTGCAGGACATCTTCATTTTAAGGTTTTGCAGTCACACCACTTGAACAATAGCTTAACAGCTCTATTACCAGAGGATACAAGCACAACACAAGCTCTGTGCAAGCTACTTAAAGGTTTTGATTTCAGGAATTCCGGTTGCACCTGGTATTGTAACAGGATATAGGCATGCCACATATGCCACTTCAAATTTTACTTTCACACTTTGTCAACTTGACGTAAAGGTAGGTGTgtatcaataaataaaagaagcCAAAATTAATAGCCTGAGGCTTCTGAAAAGCCATTTTAGCTTAAAAAGTTGCCCACAGTGCTTGTCATAATAGCATTTTTAGTAAGAATTCCTTTAGAGAGCTATAAATTCTTACTAATAAAAATACTAGTTAGGGAGCTCTCTAATGTAATTCTTACTaagtaacaattacaattacagaGTTCTGCAATTGcattcttactagtaagaattgaatCAGAGAGCTCTACCATTCATTTTTTATGACTATAACAATGCCAATAAGAGAGCTCTTTAATTCAGTTCTTATTAGTAAAAACTGCAGTTAAAACATTATAGCACCATTAAATTATTTGAACTTATTTCTTCTCTTTAACTCCAAACGTCATGACACATTTTGGGGTTTGAactcaagtttttaaaaattaaacttaagtaATCCATTGTCTTAACTATTTGTGAGTTGAAACAAAGGTTCCCTTTCAGGCGGTCACTCTaaacgtcacgtcggtgaccgacgatttgggatctcgcttagagagactaATGTACTTTAAGTGTAAagtaaatgagccaatgcacattggcatgcggttattgcatccagctgccgctgattacagcatgagcataaaaaggccGCATATGCAATGCATACCAGTTTTTCACTTCAGAGCCAAGCGACAACATCATTCTGCTCCTACCAAACTGCTTCGTGTGTGACGAATTCCGTGCACTCTAGGGAGCTTCTTGTGTTGGCGGATGgcacttcagcggtggtcgttcctgtgtcaagtgggttgcgcacttcaggctgcccTACCCCCTGTCATGTTGTAAATGACTATTTAACCAGTGCATATTAGCAccaaaaagagcatttccctgaaagagcctacttctctaaaagagcttacacgggtgcatctttgtaaagatgacggatcgtcttttt is a genomic window of Cyprinus carpio isolate SPL01 chromosome B2, ASM1834038v1, whole genome shotgun sequence containing:
- the LOC122136316 gene encoding uncharacterized protein LOC122136316; this translates as MSYNVLLYLLLIVLFSCNCSSMSEAQKKEGEPPTGRSESLPVECGAAGNQQPCLITGLYPLLTELSSSLQSLKASMDQEQFRRKAVPLSEVQQKEKGVQAEVTEHLNVKESSALLAFGEFQPHIFTWIQSELAELKSTTSCLKNTLQVTEEQLEQLKRKEDKVAFAATLGNRGSIGPFNTEITLVYKDVFVNEGSAYNPTTGICTAFVKGVYFFTFSGHNHSSKPMSLKLLNGQQMITIYNHPQGNRYETASNSISLTEKGDQVYMRLGENPWVLFSTNLN